The following nucleotide sequence is from Patescibacteria group bacterium.
CGTGACTGGGGTTTTGGACTTATTGGTATTTGTTTCGCCCTTGACTTCGCCGGAATTTGCGGTTTCAGATTTGGCATTATTTTTGTTGGCAATTTTCTTGCCCCAAAATATTCCGCCAAAAATTCCAGCACCAGCTCCGACTAAAAAAACCAAAACAAACATTGCCACTAACATTCCAAAGCCAGCTGGACCTTTGCGCAAATTGTTATCAATTTTTTCCTCAATCCTGCTCATTGCTCCTCCGAAAAATTGAAAAATTTGATATTATCGAAGGCTAAAAAAAGATAAATTGTTAAAAATTTAATATTGGTAACTTCTCATTACTAATTGTGATTTGATTTGCCGTAAAGTATCTAAAACTACTGAAACCAAAATCAAAACACCTGTTCCACCGATTACTAAAGTAGGAATTTGAGTAATTGCTTGGACGATAAAAGGTAAAATAGCAATTATCCCCAAAAAAAGACCGCCTGATAAATTTAACCGGTGCAAAAGTTTTGACAGATATTGTTTGGTTTCTCGGCCAGGCCGAATTCCGGAAATAAAACCGCCTTGTTTTTGGAGATTTTCAGAAATTTTTTCCGGATTAAAAACAATCGCGGTATAAAAATAGGTAAAGGCAATGATTAACACAAAATATAAAATTCCATAAATAGTTTGATTATTAAAGAAACTATTTACTTTGGTGGCAATGTCAACTAAGGTTTCGGATTTGGCATTCATTAAAAATTTGGCAATCGTACCAGGAAAAATAATGATTGAGAGGGCAAAAATGATTGGAATAACGCCGCCTTGATTGACACGCATTGGCAAATATGTTGAAGCGCCGCCAGTGACATTTGAGCCTCGAACTCTTTTCGCATAAGTAACAGGAATTCTCCTCTCACCTTCAGAAACAATAATAATAAAAACTACCACCGCGACAGCAATTAAGGCAAAAACGGTCAAGCCTAAGAGTTTGGTCCAATCAATCGCTCCGCCGGTAAAAATTAAAGCAAAAGTATCGCGCAACATTTTAGGAATACCAGAAATAATTCCTAAAGTAATAATTAAGGAAACGCCATTGCCTAAACCATTTTCTGAAATTAGCTCGCCTAACCACATTAATAAAATCGTGCCAGCAGTGACGGTTAATAAAGCCGAGACCATGTTAACGCCGCCTAAACCGCTTGTAAGAATCGCCGGCTGACCAGAAGCACCTTTGGTTAACAACGAAATCATGGCATATGATTGGATTAAAGCTAAGGGAACGGTTAAATACCTTGTCCACTGATTGATTTTCTGTTGGCCAGATTCGCCTTCTTTGGATAATTCTTCCAGAGCGGGAATGACCATGGTTAAAAGTTGCATCACAATAGAAGCGGTGATATAGGGCGCAACACCCATTAAGATGATGGAAAAATTTTCCATGGTGCCGCCAGAAAAAAGATTTAAGAGGCCAAAAATTTGGTTGCGTCCAAAAAATTCCCTTAAAGCTGATAAATCAACACCTGGCAAAGGAAGGTGGGCTAAAATTCGAACTAAAATTAAAATCGCGATAGTATAAATGACTTTTAAACGTAAATCGCGATAGAGAAAGAAACTTTTAAATTGAGACGATAGAGACATTAGTTTCCTTTGGTATTTATTTTATCTTTGGTTGATTGTTTCGTCGCTTTGGGAGTTGATTTTTTGGGTGGAGTTTTGGTAACTTTTTTGGAGACAACTTTAATTGAACCTGAGGTTTTTTCAATTTTCTTTTGAGCATTTTTGCTAATTGCCAAACCCTCAAAAGTTAAAGCATGGTCAATTTTACCATTGGCTAATATTTTTATTTTAGTATTTTCGGTCTTAATAAGCCCTTTTTCTAAAAGTGTTTTTGGAGAAACTATTTCTTTGGCAGTAAAAGTTTTATTTATTTGTTCTAAATTAATGACTCTGGTTTTGGGTCTGTTTCTAAAAAATCCTTTTTTCTTGGGCAATCTCATTTTGAGCGGAGTTTGGCCACCCTCAAAACCGATTGGTAAATTATAACCAGTTCGAGATTTTAAGCCTTTAGTCCCTCGACCGGCAGTTTTGCCATATCCGGAACCAATTCCGCGTCCGACTCTTTTTTTCTTTTTCCGAGGCATAATTGGTTTTAAGGTATGTTGTTTCATTGTCTCGCCCTTTCTGCTAATTCTTCCAAAGCTCCCATAATCGCTTTAAGATTATTAATTTTATTGGGCGAACCTAAAATTTTCCCAAGAATATTTTTGACGCCAGCCAAATTAGCCACAATTCTAACTGGACCACCAGCAATAATGCCAGTACCTTTAGCAGCCGGTTTTAAGAGAACAACCGCGGCTCCAAATTCAAATCTAATTTCGCGGGTAATTGTTTCGTTTTTAATCGGAATTTGGATTAAATTTTGGCGAGCTTTACGGGCCGCTTTTTGAACTGCTGTCGCGACATCATTGGCTTTGGCAACCCCTAATCCTACTTTACCATTTTTATCGCCAACCACAACTGTAGCTCGAAATCTCATTCTTTTACCACCAGCCACAACTCTGGTGACACGATCAACTTGAACGACATTTTCAGAAAATTCATCCCTGGGACGTTCTTTTTTGTTAAAACGAGCTTTTCTCATTCTAACTTCGGGCATATTTTGTGGACCCATTGGTATTCTTTTTGGCATATTGAACCTTTCTAAAATTCCAAGCCAGCTTTTCTGGCACCGCCTGCAAAAGCTTTAACGCGACCATGATATTTATAACCGCCCCGATCAAAAATTACTTTGCTGATTTTTTTCGCTTTAGCATTTTTAGCGGCTAATTCGCCAACCAAAAAAGCAATTTGGGTTTTAGTTTTTTTGGTAATGGTACTTTTTGCCAATTTAATATCACTGGCAGTGGCTAAAGTTTGACCTTTTTCGTCATTGATAAACTGAACCCAAAAATGGGTATTACTTTTGAAAACTGCTAATCTGGGACGAAGTGCGGTACCTTTAACTTTGGCTCTAATATTTTTTCTTCTTTTTTTTCGTTGCATAAGTTTAAAATTTGCATTCATTTTATTCCTTCCCGCCTTCAATTTTGGCCACGGCCTTGCCAGCTTTTCGGCGAATAATTTCGTCAGAATATTTAATTCCCTTGCCTTTATATGGCTCAGGCTTTTTAATTGATCTGATGATCGCGGCGGTTTGTCCGACTTTTTGTTTATCAATCCCGGAAATTTTAATCTTGTTTTTTTCAACCACTAATTCGATGCCTTCTGGAGCTTCAAATTCAACCGGATGAGAAAAACCAAGGCTTAAAACTAAATGACGAGCGTCTTCGGTTTTAGCCCGAAAACCAACGCCAATCAGTTCTAAAGTTTTTTGATACCCCTCGGAAACCCCCACGACCATATTTTTAATTTGGGCACGAGTTAACCCCCACAATCTTTTTGATCTGGTATCTTGATTTTTAGGGATAATCTGCAATAAATTATTTTCAATTTTTATCTCACAAGCTAATTTCATTTTAAAATCAAGGTTCCCTTTCGGACCTGAAACTTTGACTTTTTGATCACCAACCGTGACTTGTACCCCTTCTGGAATTGTAATTATTCTTCGGCCAAGCTTTGACATTTATCTCCTTACCAAACTCGACAAATTACTTCACCGCCTAAACCAGTTTTTTTTGCATCCATATCGTTCATTAAACCTTTTGGCGTGGAAATAACTA
It contains:
- the secY gene encoding preprotein translocase subunit SecY, with the protein product MSLSSQFKSFFLYRDLRLKVIYTIAILILVRILAHLPLPGVDLSALREFFGRNQIFGLLNLFSGGTMENFSIILMGVAPYITASIVMQLLTMVIPALEELSKEGESGQQKINQWTRYLTVPLALIQSYAMISLLTKGASGQPAILTSGLGGVNMVSALLTVTAGTILLMWLGELISENGLGNGVSLIITLGIISGIPKMLRDTFALIFTGGAIDWTKLLGLTVFALIAVAVVVFIIIVSEGERRIPVTYAKRVRGSNVTGGASTYLPMRVNQGGVIPIIFALSIIIFPGTIAKFLMNAKSETLVDIATKVNSFFNNQTIYGILYFVLIIAFTYFYTAIVFNPEKISENLQKQGGFISGIRPGRETKQYLSKLLHRLNLSGGLFLGIIAILPFIVQAITQIPTLVIGGTGVLILVSVVLDTLRQIKSQLVMRSYQY
- a CDS encoding LysM domain-containing protein encodes the protein MSRIEEKIDNNLRKGPAGFGMLVAMFVLVFLVGAGAGIFGGIFWGKKIANKNNAKSETANSGEVKGETNTNKSKTPVTDGSSVQEYTVKAGETLFTIGLKFNLPWTKIAEYNGLSEDSVIKQGQVLKIPA
- the rplF gene encoding 50S ribosomal protein L6, encoding MSKLGRRIITIPEGVQVTVGDQKVKVSGPKGNLDFKMKLACEIKIENNLLQIIPKNQDTRSKRLWGLTRAQIKNMVVGVSEGYQKTLELIGVGFRAKTEDARHLVLSLGFSHPVEFEAPEGIELVVEKNKIKISGIDKQKVGQTAAIIRSIKKPEPYKGKGIKYSDEIIRRKAGKAVAKIEGGKE
- the rpsE gene encoding 30S ribosomal protein S5, whose translation is MPKRIPMGPQNMPEVRMRKARFNKKERPRDEFSENVVQVDRVTRVVAGGKRMRFRATVVVGDKNGKVGLGVAKANDVATAVQKAARKARQNLIQIPIKNETITREIRFEFGAAVVLLKPAAKGTGIIAGGPVRIVANLAGVKNILGKILGSPNKINNLKAIMGALEELAERARQ
- the rplO gene encoding 50S ribosomal protein L15 encodes the protein MKQHTLKPIMPRKKKKRVGRGIGSGYGKTAGRGTKGLKSRTGYNLPIGFEGGQTPLKMRLPKKKGFFRNRPKTRVINLEQINKTFTAKEIVSPKTLLEKGLIKTENTKIKILANGKIDHALTFEGLAISKNAQKKIEKTSGSIKVVSKKVTKTPPKKSTPKATKQSTKDKINTKGN
- the rplR gene encoding 50S ribosomal protein L18, whose protein sequence is MNANFKLMQRKKRRKNIRAKVKGTALRPRLAVFKSNTHFWVQFINDEKGQTLATASDIKLAKSTITKKTKTQIAFLVGELAAKNAKAKKISKVIFDRGGYKYHGRVKAFAGGARKAGLEF